A genome region from Anaerohalosphaeraceae bacterium includes the following:
- a CDS encoding N-acetyltransferase has translation MNQPEIVIRPAQASDEPAVMDFVEKTGFFRIGELAVAREVFCEAVSGKPECTYQSYVAVFQNKAIGWVCFVSTPCTVGTFDMYWIVVDPVFQRKGIGKLLSRFAEEEIKKQNGRLVVVETSGTSRYESTRIFYEKNGYLLAAEVPDFYAPGDSKCIYLKPLV, from the coding sequence ATGAACCAACCTGAGATTGTCATTCGGCCGGCTCAAGCTTCCGACGAACCCGCCGTGATGGACTTTGTCGAAAAAACCGGTTTTTTCAGGATTGGAGAACTGGCTGTGGCCCGGGAAGTGTTTTGTGAAGCAGTCTCGGGCAAACCGGAATGCACCTATCAATCCTACGTGGCCGTCTTTCAAAATAAGGCGATCGGCTGGGTTTGTTTCGTCTCAACCCCGTGCACCGTCGGGACTTTTGATATGTACTGGATTGTCGTGGACCCTGTCTTCCAGCGAAAGGGAATCGGAAAACTGCTCAGCCGTTTCGCCGAAGAAGAAATCAAAAAACAAAATGGCCGCTTGGTGGTGGTAGAAACCTCCGGCACAAGTCGATATGAATCCACCCGCATTTTCTATGAAAAAAACGGCTATCTGCTGGCGGCGGAAGTCCCGGATTTTTACGCCCCCGGCGATTCCAAATGCATTTATTTAAAACCGCTTGTTTGA
- a CDS encoding ATP-grasp domain-containing protein, giving the protein MEDVLVLYNQVNTSDSTFQESRGGVLDQVRAVLEALDKLGIPSESLAVENLQHLVSLLKLRKEKLIFNLIEEFPGSSRDACAVPALCEAFGAGCTGSGTEALFLAQDKARTRAILTAAGLPCPMGLTVEPGRPFPMERLKKGIYIIKPACSDASEGIGQDSVVTIPSRQAAEKVEKIHQEFHQAAIVEQFIPARELNVSIIETAGKTRVLPLAEIDFSAFPKGMPRIVDYQAKWIKDSFAYQNTPRIIPAPLEEPLAEKIRTLAIQAWQALDCRGYARVDFRLDEKNQPYILEINPNPDISPDAGFAAALAAAQIPYERFVWLMLRNAIQTRNRNALSAQNGASL; this is encoded by the coding sequence ATGGAAGACGTGCTTGTTTTATATAATCAGGTCAACACCTCCGATTCAACCTTTCAGGAAAGTCGCGGCGGCGTACTGGATCAGGTCCGCGCCGTGCTGGAAGCACTCGACAAACTCGGAATTCCGTCCGAGTCCCTGGCTGTAGAGAATCTCCAGCATTTGGTTTCCCTGCTGAAACTGAGAAAAGAAAAACTGATTTTCAATCTCATTGAAGAATTTCCCGGCTCCAGTCGGGACGCCTGTGCCGTTCCGGCGTTGTGTGAAGCATTCGGGGCCGGCTGTACCGGCAGCGGAACGGAAGCCCTTTTCCTCGCTCAGGACAAGGCCCGAACACGAGCTATCCTGACCGCAGCAGGACTCCCCTGCCCGATGGGCTTGACAGTAGAACCCGGTCGCCCCTTCCCGATGGAACGGCTCAAAAAAGGCATTTATATTATTAAACCGGCCTGTTCTGATGCCAGTGAAGGTATCGGACAGGATTCCGTCGTAACCATCCCTTCCCGACAGGCCGCGGAAAAAGTTGAGAAGATTCATCAGGAGTTTCATCAGGCTGCCATCGTGGAGCAGTTTATTCCGGCAAGAGAACTCAATGTGTCCATCATCGAAACCGCAGGTAAAACTCGGGTCTTGCCCCTGGCGGAAATCGATTTTTCCGCGTTCCCCAAAGGAATGCCGCGAATTGTGGACTATCAGGCCAAATGGATTAAGGACTCGTTCGCCTACCAGAACACCCCGAGGATTATTCCTGCACCTCTGGAAGAACCGCTGGCGGAAAAAATCCGCACCCTGGCGATTCAGGCCTGGCAGGCATTGGACTGCCGGGGATACGCGAGGGTGGATTTCCGGCTGGACGAAAAGAACCAGCCGTACATCCTCGAAATCAATCCAAACCCTGATATATCCCCGGATGCAGGTTTTGCGGCTGCTTTGGCGGCTGCTCAGATTCCCTACGAACGATTCGTATGGCTGATGCTCCGAAATGCAATCCAGACCCGAAATCGAAACGCCCTGAGTGCTCAGAATGGAGCGTCTTTATGA
- a CDS encoding KamA family radical SAM protein: protein MQPQLIAPAVEREDEQSSEPPSRMRADEPPSLSVPESSLKSPAGSQWSDWRWQIRNRIRTLEQLSAYLPGLSERADLKAVIAKYPMAITPYYASLIRKPDLSDPIFRMSVPNPQELSDPPCLSEDPLEEHIDMPVPGLIHRYKDRALLIATTTCSMYCRHCTRKRIAGTRETAISSRRLRQVVEYLQAHPEITDVIISGGDPLTMADSALESVLSAVRSVKTVQVIRIGTRVPVVLPMRITDELVQMLRKYHPLWINTHFNHPNELTPDSAAACTKLADAGIPLGNQSVLLRGVNDQPQILEELYRGLVRIRVRPYYLYQCDLVRGVEHFRTSVRAGIEIMEYLRGRISGIAIPTFVVDAPHGGGKIPVLPNYVVSMSPTHTVLRNYEGLLIHYPEPGVETKPDEQTELHGMPGVWELAAGKASVIQPARTLRGQRREKIRNRSGLESTGFLFD from the coding sequence ATGCAGCCTCAATTGATTGCACCTGCTGTAGAACGAGAAGATGAGCAATCTTCTGAACCTCCGAGTAGAATGAGGGCGGATGAGCCGCCCTCCCTGTCTGTTCCAGAATCTTCCTTAAAATCCCCTGCGGGCTCCCAATGGAGCGACTGGCGATGGCAAATCCGCAATCGAATCCGCACGCTCGAACAGCTTTCGGCCTACCTGCCTGGTTTGTCCGAGCGGGCTGATTTGAAAGCGGTGATTGCCAAGTATCCGATGGCGATTACGCCGTACTATGCTTCGCTCATCCGCAAGCCCGATTTATCGGACCCGATTTTCCGAATGAGTGTCCCGAATCCTCAGGAGCTGTCGGACCCGCCCTGTTTGAGCGAAGACCCGCTGGAAGAACATATCGACATGCCGGTCCCCGGGCTGATTCACCGGTACAAAGACCGGGCGCTTTTGATCGCCACCACCACCTGCTCGATGTACTGCCGACACTGTACACGCAAGCGAATCGCCGGCACTCGGGAAACTGCAATTTCCTCCCGCCGGCTCCGGCAGGTGGTTGAGTACCTGCAAGCCCATCCGGAAATCACCGATGTGATTATCTCCGGAGGCGACCCGCTGACCATGGCGGATTCCGCTCTCGAATCCGTCCTTTCCGCCGTCCGTTCCGTAAAAACGGTTCAGGTAATTCGGATCGGAACCCGCGTTCCGGTAGTGCTGCCGATGCGGATTACCGATGAGCTGGTGCAGATGCTCCGGAAATATCACCCGCTCTGGATCAATACCCACTTCAATCATCCGAATGAACTGACGCCTGATTCCGCAGCGGCCTGCACCAAACTGGCTGACGCGGGCATCCCGCTGGGCAATCAATCTGTTCTGCTGCGGGGTGTAAACGACCAGCCGCAAATCCTCGAAGAACTGTATCGCGGACTGGTGCGTATCCGGGTTCGTCCTTACTATCTGTACCAGTGTGACCTTGTGCGCGGGGTTGAACATTTCCGCACCTCGGTGCGTGCAGGCATTGAAATCATGGAATACCTGCGCGGCCGCATCAGCGGAATCGCCATTCCAACCTTTGTGGTTGATGCTCCGCACGGCGGCGGAAAAATCCCGGTTCTGCCCAATTATGTGGTTTCCATGAGTCCGACCCACACCGTATTGCGAAACTATGAAGGGCTTCTGATTCACTACCCGGAACCCGGTGTGGAAACAAAGCCGGATGAGCAAACAGAACTCCACGGAATGCCCGGTGTCTGGGAACTGGCGGCAGGCAAAGCTTCGGTTATCCAGCCGGCGCGAACCCTGCGGGGCCAGCGGAGGGAAAAAATCCGCAATCGAAGCGGGTTAGAGTCAACCGGTTTTCTCTTCGATTAA
- a CDS encoding TetR/AcrR family transcriptional regulator: MEVFTEYGLDATTIEDITQRADLGKGTFYRHFKDKEEIATFLVDLSIDELLERLRSTNKHITTLHDALEHLLDAHYKFFLEEYEKFILLFQGRLLVKLERRISEKMEGPYDRYLRELEKILSPFVGEKIDPMKIRRLACAVAGFVFGFFSFAMIGMEMEQVESSIQPLRQNFVRSLSSFLGQLPENNKEEKKSNNF, encoded by the coding sequence TTGGAAGTCTTCACGGAATATGGACTCGATGCGACTACAATAGAGGATATTACACAAAGAGCTGATCTTGGAAAGGGGACATTTTACCGTCATTTTAAGGACAAAGAGGAAATTGCGACTTTTCTTGTCGATTTGTCCATCGATGAATTATTGGAACGTCTTCGCAGCACCAATAAACACATTACTACTCTTCATGATGCCTTGGAACACCTGCTGGACGCCCATTACAAATTCTTTTTGGAAGAATATGAAAAGTTTATCCTTTTATTCCAGGGAAGATTATTGGTAAAACTGGAGCGAAGGATTTCCGAAAAGATGGAAGGCCCTTATGACCGATATCTTCGTGAACTGGAAAAGATTTTATCTCCGTTTGTCGGAGAAAAGATTGACCCGATGAAAATTCGGCGGCTGGCCTGTGCCGTTGCCGGTTTTGTTTTCGGCTTTTTCTCGTTCGCAATGATTGGGATGGAGATGGAACAGGTTGAATCCAGTATCCAGCCGCTGCGTCAGAATTTTGTGCGGAGCTTGTCTTCTTTTTTGGGACAACTGCCGGAAAACAATAAAGAAGAAAAGAAATCAAACAACTTTTAA
- a CDS encoding U32 family peptidase C-terminal domain-containing protein — protein MSELLAPAGTLEKLKWAVAYGADSVYFGLEFGSLRSFAGNFSLEDAEEGLLYLHKRGKKGYATLNIFPFSDEYTRLLNDAFALEEMGVDGVIVSDIGVLTALRKKGFKVPIHISTQANTLSWQTALAYKELGADRVILARELSLEKLAEIQNHVNGRMETEVFIHGAVCFSYSGRCAVSDYMTGFRANRGECKHPCRYKYFLVEENRPGKYMPVFEDNRGLYLFNSRDLALFEYVPQLTELGISSFKIEGRMKSIHYIATVVSFYRQLLDGKSFTKEQALNWLNRVPNRGYTAGFIKGSFLPENYSWEKSVSEGTSRFVANVFQTRPDGCTLRVRNTICSGETFEVLAPGGRLSSVRMPQPLKHTDGTVSETAKNGDCLELPDSLPEYAVLRRIEVESA, from the coding sequence ATGTCCGAATTGCTTGCTCCTGCAGGAACTCTCGAAAAATTGAAGTGGGCAGTGGCCTATGGGGCTGATTCTGTCTATTTTGGATTGGAATTTGGTTCTTTGCGGAGTTTTGCAGGCAATTTTTCGTTAGAAGACGCAGAAGAGGGTCTTCTATATCTTCATAAAAGAGGTAAAAAGGGATATGCAACACTCAATATTTTCCCATTTTCGGATGAATATACTCGTCTTTTGAATGATGCTTTTGCTCTTGAGGAAATGGGAGTGGATGGAGTTATCGTTTCTGATATAGGGGTGTTGACTGCTCTGAGAAAAAAAGGATTCAAAGTCCCGATTCATATCAGTACTCAGGCCAATACACTCAGCTGGCAGACCGCTCTGGCCTACAAAGAATTGGGCGCAGACCGGGTCATTCTGGCTCGGGAGTTATCTCTTGAGAAGCTGGCCGAGATTCAAAATCACGTGAACGGCCGGATGGAAACGGAGGTTTTCATTCATGGAGCTGTTTGTTTTTCCTACTCCGGCCGCTGTGCCGTCAGTGACTATATGACTGGTTTCCGGGCCAACAGGGGGGAATGCAAGCATCCATGCCGATATAAATATTTCCTGGTGGAAGAAAACAGGCCGGGAAAATATATGCCGGTTTTTGAAGACAATCGAGGCCTGTATTTGTTCAATTCGAGGGATTTGGCCTTGTTTGAATATGTGCCGCAGCTGACGGAGCTGGGGATTTCGTCTTTTAAGATAGAGGGGCGGATGAAATCCATTCATTACATTGCGACTGTGGTCTCTTTTTACCGGCAGCTGCTGGACGGAAAATCCTTCACAAAAGAACAGGCTCTCAACTGGCTCAATCGCGTCCCCAATCGGGGCTATACAGCCGGTTTTATCAAGGGCTCGTTTTTGCCGGAGAATTATTCCTGGGAAAAAAGTGTGTCGGAGGGAACCAGCCGGTTCGTCGCCAACGTTTTCCAGACGCGGCCGGACGGGTGCACCCTTCGTGTTCGAAATACAATTTGTTCCGGGGAAACGTTTGAGGTGCTCGCTCCCGGCGGACGGCTGTCCAGCGTCCGAATGCCCCAGCCGCTGAAACATACGGACGGGACGGTCTCAGAGACGGCCAAAAACGGGGACTGTTTGGAACTGCCGGATTCCCTGCCCGAATATGCCGTTTTACGCCGGATTGAAGTTGAATCAGCATAA
- the murC gene encoding UDP-N-acetylmuramate--L-alanine ligase, whose amino-acid sequence MESFHGKKFHFIGIGGIGTSGLAKMLLKHGAVVSGSDMADSAVLEEMASMGIRICLGHSLDNIPPDADAVVISAAIPAGNPELARAGELGIRIYKYAEMLGKLFGEYQGIAVAGTHGKSTTSAWIAYLLEKAGRSPTFLIGAHVPQMGGSSGIGNGPFFVAEACEYDRSFLNLRPSIGVILNIEQDHLDYYRDEEEIVDAFTDFAGGIRPGGVLIANGQDKNTLRLLRRLNGQVQVRTFGRTDSCDLSAGRLYLREGFYEFELCERGTVLGLARLSIPGIHNVDNALAVISASLAAGLSVETVLEHLGGFTGIDRRLMLKGQVGGVVVLDDYAHHPTEIRASLLAIRERYHLKHLWCVFQPHQYSRTRFLLDDFAESFNLADTTIVPEIYFVRDTAESRKMVNAEVLVERIRQSGSKAVFIRDFPGIVSYLKEYVQPGDLVVTMGAGTIWKVADEYLQWLRTHC is encoded by the coding sequence ATGGAATCGTTCCATGGCAAAAAATTTCATTTTATCGGCATCGGCGGGATTGGGACCAGCGGGCTGGCCAAGATGCTGCTCAAGCACGGGGCCGTTGTTTCCGGGTCCGATATGGCCGACAGTGCGGTGCTGGAGGAGATGGCCTCGATGGGAATCCGGATTTGTCTGGGGCACAGTCTGGACAATATCCCGCCGGATGCGGATGCCGTGGTAATCAGTGCGGCCATTCCGGCCGGCAATCCGGAGCTGGCCCGAGCCGGGGAACTGGGAATCCGCATTTACAAGTATGCGGAGATGCTGGGTAAACTGTTCGGCGAGTATCAGGGGATTGCGGTGGCGGGCACCCACGGCAAGAGCACGACCAGCGCCTGGATTGCGTATCTGCTCGAAAAGGCCGGTCGGTCGCCGACCTTTCTGATTGGCGCCCATGTGCCGCAGATGGGGGGGTCCAGCGGGATTGGAAACGGGCCTTTTTTTGTGGCGGAGGCCTGTGAATATGACCGAAGTTTTCTGAATCTTCGGCCTTCTATCGGGGTGATTCTGAATATCGAGCAGGACCACCTGGATTACTACAGAGACGAAGAAGAAATCGTAGATGCCTTTACGGATTTTGCCGGAGGCATTCGGCCGGGAGGTGTGCTGATTGCCAACGGCCAGGACAAAAATACCCTTCGTCTGCTTCGCCGGCTGAATGGACAGGTTCAGGTTCGAACATTTGGACGCACTGACTCGTGTGATTTGTCAGCAGGGCGGCTTTATTTGCGGGAAGGTTTTTATGAATTCGAGCTGTGTGAACGGGGGACGGTTCTGGGGCTGGCTCGTCTGTCGATTCCCGGCATCCACAATGTCGACAATGCCTTGGCTGTTATCTCGGCATCTCTGGCGGCCGGCTTATCTGTGGAAACAGTCCTGGAACATTTAGGGGGCTTTACGGGAATTGACCGACGTCTGATGCTGAAAGGTCAGGTGGGCGGGGTTGTTGTGCTGGATGATTATGCGCATCATCCTACAGAGATTCGGGCTTCGCTTTTGGCCATTCGAGAGCGGTATCATCTGAAACACTTGTGGTGTGTTTTTCAGCCCCATCAGTACAGTCGGACGCGTTTTTTGCTTGATGATTTCGCAGAAAGTTTTAATCTGGCCGATACAACGATAGTCCCGGAAATCTATTTTGTTCGGGATACCGCCGAGAGCCGAAAAATGGTGAATGCAGAAGTTCTGGTTGAACGGATTCGCCAAAGCGGAAGTAAGGCGGTTTTTATTCGGGATTTTCCCGGCATTGTTTCCTATTTGAAAGAGTATGTACAGCCCGGCGATTTGGTGGTAACCATGGGTGCCGGAACAATCTGGAAGGTAGCCGATGAATATCTTCAGTGGCTTAGAACACATTGTTAA
- the murB gene encoding UDP-N-acetylmuramate dehydrogenase — protein MNIFSGLEHIVKEKCPLAPYTWYGLGGPADYLVTPQNREQIAEVLRRCRENQLPVRVLGFGSNLLVGDDGVRGAVIRLENPVFCDFKFEGTTLRAGAGANLNKLVLESVRKGLAGLEALTGIPGSVGGAVRMNAGGRFGDLGSVVQSVTVMNMDGQIFEKAKPELVFDYRNTNITAKLILEAAIELTESDPESLLQVVKEVWIYKKNTQPLDTHNAGCIFKNPRGLSAGALIDRAGLKGTQIGGAIVSEKHANFIIAEKGCRSSDVRQLIDLVRTRVREKFDVQLELEIEIW, from the coding sequence ATGAATATCTTCAGTGGCTTAGAACACATTGTTAAGGAAAAGTGCCCCTTAGCACCTTATACGTGGTATGGTCTGGGCGGGCCTGCGGATTATCTGGTTACTCCCCAAAACCGGGAGCAGATCGCCGAGGTTCTTCGCCGCTGCCGGGAGAACCAGCTGCCGGTTCGGGTGCTCGGATTCGGTTCGAATTTGCTTGTGGGAGATGACGGGGTTCGGGGGGCGGTGATTCGGCTGGAGAACCCGGTTTTCTGTGATTTTAAATTTGAAGGGACTACCCTGAGGGCCGGTGCGGGGGCCAACTTGAACAAACTTGTTCTCGAATCGGTCCGAAAAGGACTGGCAGGGTTGGAGGCATTGACAGGGATTCCGGGGTCTGTTGGAGGGGCGGTTCGAATGAACGCCGGGGGTCGTTTTGGGGATTTGGGGTCTGTGGTCCAAAGTGTTACCGTAATGAACATGGACGGCCAGATTTTTGAAAAGGCCAAACCGGAGCTTGTTTTTGATTATCGCAACACCAATATCACAGCCAAGCTGATTCTGGAAGCCGCGATTGAGCTGACGGAGTCGGATCCGGAATCGCTTCTGCAGGTTGTCAAAGAAGTATGGATATACAAGAAAAATACGCAGCCGCTGGATACGCACAACGCCGGCTGTATTTTCAAAAATCCGCGAGGTCTTTCAGCCGGTGCTTTAATCGACCGGGCCGGCTTGAAAGGGACTCAGATCGGCGGGGCGATAGTCAGTGAAAAGCATGCCAATTTCATCATCGCCGAAAAGGGGTGCCGCAGTTCCGATGTCAGACAATTGATTGATTTGGTCCGCACCCGGGTTCGGGAAAAATTTGACGTCCAGCTCGAACTGGAAATTGAAATCTGGTAG
- a CDS encoding D-alanine--D-alanine ligase — protein sequence MRYCKKPFKTVAVLAGGIGEERPVSLQSGQNVYQALKKTDLDVRFADIHPDDLSILDDPDIDIFFLILHGQFGEDGHLQKILEEKNLVYTGSDSASSCLAFDKWAAKKRFREWGIPTAPAVYVEPDTEEHALLEAIAGLGGEQFVVKPLRQGSSVGVQIARTPQEALRAARECSGLFGDCMVERFIRGREITVGIVDRMVLPVIEIRPKQSFYDYQAKYIDDRTEFLFDTFSDVHQVEFFQKTAMDSFRALGCRHFGRVDMIIDSEGTPWVLEINTLPGFTSHSLLPMAAARAGLDPTQLCLKILETAWLDFHKKG from the coding sequence ATGAGATATTGTAAAAAACCATTTAAGACGGTAGCCGTTTTGGCGGGGGGAATCGGCGAAGAACGTCCGGTTAGTCTTCAGAGCGGGCAGAATGTGTATCAGGCCCTCAAGAAAACAGACCTGGATGTGCGCTTTGCGGACATTCATCCGGATGATTTGTCCATTCTGGACGACCCCGATATAGACATTTTTTTCCTGATTCTGCACGGTCAATTCGGGGAAGACGGTCATCTTCAGAAGATTCTGGAAGAGAAAAACTTGGTTTATACGGGTTCTGATTCGGCTTCCAGCTGTCTGGCTTTTGACAAATGGGCTGCCAAGAAGCGATTTCGTGAATGGGGCATTCCAACGGCTCCGGCGGTTTATGTGGAGCCGGATACAGAGGAACACGCTCTTCTGGAGGCGATTGCCGGTCTGGGAGGGGAACAATTTGTTGTAAAACCTCTGCGGCAGGGCAGCAGTGTAGGGGTTCAAATTGCCCGAACCCCTCAGGAGGCCCTTCGGGCGGCTCGTGAATGCTCCGGACTTTTTGGAGATTGCATGGTGGAGCGGTTTATCCGGGGGCGAGAGATTACAGTCGGAATTGTGGACCGGATGGTTTTGCCTGTGATTGAAATTCGTCCGAAGCAGAGTTTTTATGATTATCAAGCTAAGTACATAGACGATCGGACGGAGTTTCTGTTTGATACTTTTTCCGATGTGCATCAGGTTGAGTTTTTTCAGAAAACAGCCATGGACAGTTTCCGGGCTCTCGGATGTCGGCATTTCGGACGGGTGGATATGATTATTGATTCGGAAGGGACTCCCTGGGTTTTGGAAATCAATACGCTGCCGGGTTTTACGAGCCATTCCCTGCTGCCGATGGCGGCGGCGCGGGCCGGGCTGGACCCGACTCAGTTGTGTTTGAAGATTCTGGAAACGGCTTGGCTGGATTTTCACAAGAAGGGTTGA
- a CDS encoding penicillin-binding protein 2, with protein sequence MNFPDHAPTRIWSGIILVCVFLLAGLTGLGGRLWDLQFQRKDLYEKASRTQRYAVVRQQPQRGLIADRKGRIVAASTMIYNVFGEPRRLLQNEQYKLAAETLQSILNIPGSEIAEQILEAKNPGFLRLAKDITPEQQQAVLHARLSGIGIEEAWIRSYPAAALCSHVVGFVGGEGHGLAGLELKYDSVLAGKGGQDIYVVDVFRRPIAAYPEGRTPLRNGDNLVLTLDIVIQEIVREALQKQIREYQAESGVALVMDPWTGAILAWVSLPDFDPQQFSKTPPEHLKNRILSDPYEPGSIFKPIVAAIAIDSGAVSKEEKFDCEDGYWSKYGGIHEFGNHRFGLLSVREIIQNSSNIGMAKIGLKTGPRKLYEGLRLFGFGQPTGIDLTGEEPGLLRPTQKWSGYSPTRIAFGHEISVTALQIARAYCILANGGTLIQPHLVRATINPEGQVTDVTPSLVGSGYIVRPETARWIVREALRSVVTHGTGDQAAIEGLEVFGKTGTANIALPTGGYDTSNYVASFVGGAPADNPKVIILVSIRKPNRSLGKGYSGGRVAAPVFKEILEKTLTYLDSDL encoded by the coding sequence ATGAATTTTCCCGACCATGCTCCGACACGAATTTGGTCCGGCATCATCCTGGTTTGTGTCTTCCTCCTGGCCGGACTTACCGGTTTAGGGGGGCGTCTGTGGGACCTCCAATTCCAGCGGAAAGACCTTTACGAGAAAGCCAGCCGCACCCAGCGATATGCCGTCGTTCGCCAGCAGCCGCAGCGAGGCCTGATAGCTGACAGAAAAGGACGGATTGTGGCCGCCAGCACAATGATTTATAACGTATTCGGAGAGCCCCGCCGTCTTCTGCAGAATGAACAGTACAAACTGGCCGCTGAGACTCTTCAATCAATTCTGAATATCCCGGGCTCTGAAATCGCCGAACAGATTCTGGAAGCAAAAAATCCGGGATTTCTGCGGCTTGCCAAAGACATTACCCCGGAACAGCAGCAGGCCGTTCTTCATGCCCGCCTGTCCGGTATTGGAATTGAAGAGGCATGGATTCGGTCCTACCCTGCCGCTGCCCTCTGTTCCCACGTTGTCGGCTTTGTCGGCGGCGAAGGACACGGTTTGGCGGGCCTGGAGCTGAAATACGATTCCGTTCTGGCCGGCAAGGGCGGACAAGACATTTACGTGGTCGATGTGTTTCGAAGACCTATTGCGGCTTACCCCGAAGGGCGAACTCCTCTTCGAAACGGAGACAATCTCGTTTTAACCCTTGATATCGTGATTCAGGAAATTGTGCGAGAGGCCCTTCAGAAACAAATCCGGGAATATCAGGCCGAATCCGGCGTTGCTTTAGTCATGGACCCCTGGACGGGTGCAATCCTCGCATGGGTTTCTTTACCTGATTTTGACCCGCAGCAATTTTCTAAAACCCCTCCTGAACATCTGAAAAACCGAATTTTGTCAGACCCTTACGAACCCGGCAGCATCTTCAAACCCATCGTTGCCGCCATTGCAATTGACAGCGGCGCTGTCTCCAAAGAAGAAAAGTTTGACTGCGAAGACGGCTACTGGAGCAAATACGGCGGCATCCATGAATTCGGAAACCACCGGTTCGGCCTTCTCAGCGTCCGAGAAATCATTCAAAACTCCAGCAATATCGGAATGGCGAAAATCGGCTTAAAAACAGGACCCAGAAAACTGTATGAAGGTCTTCGGCTTTTCGGGTTCGGACAGCCGACCGGAATAGACCTGACAGGCGAAGAACCCGGTCTGCTGCGTCCGACGCAAAAATGGAGCGGCTACAGCCCAACCCGAATCGCCTTCGGCCACGAAATTTCCGTTACCGCCCTGCAAATAGCCCGCGCGTATTGTATTCTCGCAAACGGCGGCACCCTGATTCAGCCCCATCTGGTCCGCGCGACTATCAACCCGGAAGGACAAGTAACGGATGTTACCCCTTCTTTGGTTGGTTCCGGTTATATTGTACGGCCGGAAACCGCCCGATGGATAGTCCGGGAAGCACTGCGAAGCGTAGTTACCCATGGGACCGGCGACCAGGCCGCCATCGAAGGACTGGAAGTCTTCGGCAAAACAGGAACCGCAAATATTGCCCTGCCTACAGGCGGTTATGACACAAGCAATTATGTCGCTTCTTTTGTCGGAGGGGCCCCCGCCGACAATCCCAAAGTGATTATTCTGGTTTCTATCCGAAAACCCAACCGCTCTTTGGGCAAGGGCTACAGCGGCGGACGAGTCGCAGCACCGGTCTTCAAGGAAATCCTCGAAAAAACGCTGACGTATCTGGACAGCGATCTTTAA
- a CDS encoding LysM peptidoglycan-binding domain-containing protein, producing MTADGKIGLLISFLFIVTIAFLINGPVGFFKTDKPVIETAVQVPPSRSILIEQAVEQVARELEPEPLRQTEPPTESRVLTPAPTAQLQPVSVPSSPSAPEAPAASPATTAAVSTPPAAAASPAPSTQFHIVQKGENLAVIASRYYGKENGNTRAVIQKLYQANQHILTSPDSLRIGDKLIIPPLDKGIANTGQTSSPKPEKVLLEKFKNVLEPASSERTSTRYIEYVVQPGDRLWTIALQYLGDGNRYREIVQLNRDQISDPENLPAGIRLKIPAR from the coding sequence ATGACTGCGGACGGGAAAATCGGATTGCTGATCAGTTTTCTGTTTATTGTCACCATTGCTTTTCTGATCAACGGACCTGTCGGTTTTTTCAAAACAGACAAACCGGTTATCGAAACAGCTGTCCAGGTCCCTCCAAGCCGCTCTATTCTGATTGAGCAGGCGGTTGAACAGGTTGCTCGGGAACTTGAACCCGAGCCCCTTCGGCAAACAGAGCCCCCCACGGAGAGCCGTGTTTTAACACCTGCACCGACAGCCCAGCTCCAGCCCGTTTCTGTACCGAGCAGTCCTTCCGCCCCGGAAGCCCCCGCTGCATCGCCTGCAACCACCGCCGCTGTTTCTACTCCTCCTGCGGCTGCGGCTTCTCCTGCACCTTCGACGCAGTTTCATATCGTCCAAAAAGGCGAAAACCTCGCTGTTATTGCATCCCGTTATTACGGAAAAGAAAACGGCAACACACGAGCCGTCATCCAAAAACTTTACCAGGCCAATCAGCATATTCTCACTTCTCCGGATTCCCTCCGAATCGGTGACAAGCTGATCATCCCGCCGCTGGACAAGGGAATTGCCAATACCGGACAGACCTCGTCTCCAAAACCGGAAAAGGTACTCCTCGAAAAATTCAAAAACGTTTTGGAACCGGCTTCCTCCGAACGCACCTCGACGCGCTACATTGAGTATGTCGTTCAGCCGGGAGACCGTCTGTGGACGATTGCGCTGCAGTACCTTGGAGACGGAAACCGTTACCGGGAAATTGTTCAGCTAAACCGGGACCAAATTTCCGACCCGGAGAATCTGCCCGCAGGGATTCGTCTGAAAATCCCTGCACGATGA